Genomic segment of Mangifera indica cultivar Alphonso unplaced genomic scaffold, CATAS_Mindica_2.1 Un_0015, whole genome shotgun sequence:
tattgtGCACTCTTAAGGACACTCTGATGATCATAGTTGATTCTGTTAATGCTATAAGTGTCTGTTTGGTCTTTTAAGTTTGGTTAAACCATGTTAATAAAGATTCCTATTCATCTTATTAAGGAAATCTGGACTGATCATTGTTACTTCAAGTATATATACCTAATCATCTTgtgtttttaaggtttttatgAATGAACTGTTGAAAGTTATTTTGGTTTCTTGGAGTTCTGTTTGAAATCGGTTCTCAATTtgtccttttctttttcattcattattgcattttattttttgttttgtactTTCCTCTTCACCGCTGGTTGTCTAAGGCAGCTCACTGAATCAGTTTTTGCGGATCCATACTGTAATCCTGTCGTTATTTCAATCAAAGCAATTAACATTGATCAACATCaatttcatcactttctttAATTGTCTCTTCTTTTGCTGCTGACCACATCCTTTGGTTTGGAGCTATGACCTAAGTTGTGGTTTGAGTGTATTGCTAGACATACTTTCTTGTCTTTAGAatgtaaaaatgaaaacatgGTTGATTTATTGTATAACTATCGAATGTCTTCTTACCTGGCTGTAAAATGATTTCTgcatttgatatttgatttcACAAATATCTCCTAGCATCATTGTGGGGTAATTAGTGAAATTTTGAGCCGTTAACAGAATGTAACTGTctgatatattttcattatctgTTATGTCTGGCTGCATGGATGTGCCCTGATCTGAAAAAggtgataaaatatttttgaggcagttttttttattgttctcttgtaatttttgttttcaggGCCTGTCTGCAGATATCGGAAGAATCATATGTTGGTGTTAAGGAATTTCTTGAGGAATTTCTTAGGAAGTGGAGTTATGAAGACAGAAGACACTATATTGTTAATGATGCCCAAAAAAAGGTGGATTCCATGGAAGGATGTGATGGCCGTTTTGTTTTGGGAATTGATCAGTACTGTAAAGTTGCTGAGATGTATGCTGTGACGCTCCTGGGGACTATTTTGAATGATGTGGACCTTGCAATCTCCTGGATTGAAAAGGCTTCATTACCCGAGGAAAAACGTAAGGTAACATGCATAAAATATTGCCTCTTACTTTTTGGTGAGCTACTGATGCATTGACGTCCTTGGTTTATTTTTTGATCATATCTAAAATACATTCATGTGCATGGTGTCTGCATGTGCACCTAAGATAGACTGAGAATTTACTTCTCCAAGAGCTGTATTGAGAATTATCGGTGCCTAAAATGCCAAATTTTCTTTCCCACATTTGACGCCTTTGTGATATTGTTGATAACCAGATTTATTTATGGAGATTGACTGGTTACTAAagtacaaaattttgttttccatCTGTTGATACCCTGTTGATTATACTTTGGCAACTATACGTCTTAATTCTATATCTATCACATGATACATTGTAATTGTTCTAACAGTTTTCTTAATTCTATATCTATCACATGATTATACTTTGGCAACTGTACGTCTTAATTCTAAATCTATATTACTTAAATGATTATGCGCTTGCATTtactgatttattttttatggatcGTATATTTCATTAAACTATCAGATATATTATTTGGTTTCCTTGTTGCAGAAGAATATTTATCCTGCCTTATCATTACATGATGTCTTTTATAGGATATTTTAAGAAGATTGCACTCCCTATATTCTGTTAAAGCCACCAATGTGTCACAAGGCTCTTCATTGCTGTCAGAAGATTTCCATGAAGTTCATTCATCTTCTTTGAAAAACCCAATTGTGTCAGAGAGGTCTTCAGAAGCTTTAAATGTTAATTACTTGCCTAGTGGAGAGAGTGGTACAAAACAAGCTCTTTTGAAATTTTCCAGACAAACATACCCACGTTTTTTGTGGTTTCGGGCTATCACTTTGAAGTTTGGTACCGTTCGCATGGTCATATCTAACTGGAATGTTGCATTTGGCTGTTTGCTAGTTTTAGCGTATTATCTTTTCAGGAGGAAACAAGCTTCTATGAGGAGGTAAGATACTGTTACCCACTcggatataaaaatttatttgcatGCACTCTATATTTTGGGTTTTGTGCTCCTTTAATATCGTTTGTTAGAGCTAGATTTGATTTGGCTGCTTGAGCTGAAATCATAGGTCAGATTAAATTTGTCGAGTTTAAGAAAAGGATTGGTTCATATCGACTATaaggttaaatattttcaagctaAGTTCTAGTCTCAACTCATCAATCTTAACCTAGGCCTTTTGGATTCGAAGCAATCTCAAGTTAGGTCTTGAATTAGCTCTGTCCAGATTGAATATAGCCCTGCCAATGGTGATGTCCCTATATCAGTCTGTGGAGGAACTTTTGTCTGTTTCACAGCTTGTAGGTGCATCTAAATTAGTTAGTATGTGAAAGTGTTGATAATTAACAACTTTATCTGTCACAGTTGTgaattattgataattaatgATAGCGTGTGCATGCTTATTGCTTAATTTAACTTTCATcatataatcttttttaaatttatcaataaggAAAATTATGTCTTATAAAAACACTCATCTTTCATTGTGTTTAATTTTGGTTCAAAAGAACATGTGTAGACAATTTTGGTTTACATTCTAGTTATGGTTATCAACTTTCCTCcataattgatataatttcCTAAATTTATTTGGTTACTCAATTCAGGACTATTCGGAGACGAGTATTGTCAGTTAAGAAGGCATTGGTTGACTTGTGGCGGCTTGCATTTTCATTCCAAGTGAACCCTCTAGCTGCTGTTCAACCGCTTCCTGTTGCAACACAAGGCGGTCAATGATGAGATCTCTGGCAGTATCTTCAGTAAGCTGGGGCACCTGTACTTACAGGCTAAATGTGTTTTACTTTTATCCTGGTCATAATGCAAGCTTTATAATCTGAAGAAAAAAGTTGGGCAAAGCACAAAACCCGGTAAGATTATATAAGATGGTAGCAAACAATTGATGGATAAAGGAAGCTATTTTTTCTCTGGGTTGAGATATGTGCCAAAAATCATAATTGtgtagtaaaataataatacagtaggtagtttttttttttttttaatttttatcaaacatattaatataaatgttgcTATTTGTAGTGTGATCTGCAACCATGactatacatttttttaatggttGTTATTGCTTGTAGTTCAAATCAAACTGTTATTAGTTGTATATTGTCCGGGTGCTCGTTGGTTAATTGGTCCATAAcccaataaaaaaaaccaaaccaCAAGTGTCTGTATTTTTCTTGAATTGTAACTAGTCCAAGATCACTGGTTAACAAATAATATTGGACTAGTTAACTGTATAttggtttttttccttttaacaagttaaattattttcaaaatttaatcaaatttttttatataaaaaagaaaaaaaagtttagtaaattaaatatttacaagTTATCCatgcaaatttaataatttcaagaaaactaaaaaaaaaaaagaaagaaagaaagaaaaactattATATTGTCCTTCATACGTACGAGGCATGTATgagaaaattatcaatattgatGATCATCAACACTTACAAAAGGAAAGTACTTCAATATCGAAACAACATTATACAAAACACaaatagaagagaaaattattaattgagaaattcaaaattttatcacataatgGCCTTGCCTATACAAGTATATCACCCTTTTGCTAGGTTTAAAGCATCTGTGATGAAGAAAGATAAGAAGAAGGCAACTCTGGAGACACTTGGCATCAAATTAGGGAGAGCAAATGTCAACCAACACTTGGAGACACATGGGAACAAAGCAGGAAGACTAAATGGCGATCAAcggaaaaaggaaaaagcaaaATGAAGGGTATAATTCCCAGCAAGTAGGAGAAAGGAGAGTCAGCCAAACATAACAGCAAATTCAGAGGAGAGGCAACAGAAAAGCAGAGTAGCAAGATGCAGAGTACTGAAGTGGCAACCCTAGAGTGGAAAAGCAAAGGGAAAGAGTGACAGAGAAATATAGAGATGGGAAGAAAGAATTGAAGGGCAGAGAAGAAGTAAGAAAAGTGGAAGATAGAGAGTGTCCAACCTGTCGAAATGCTTGGTTGAGGGCttctaaaaattaacttattagatctcatattttgtattttggcATGTTGATATTTTGTTCTGTAATTAGTTTCAGTTGTAAGTGACAAAACAGTGGAAACTTGGACTTGTCTTAATTTCCAGAAAAAGTTAGCAATACAAACTGAAGCATTGCATTTCTCTCATTTACTTCTTGTTCTATTTACAAATACACTATTTGAGTTGTTCGTTGAGTTGTGTGGTTGAATGCACTGGAAATAGCTATTACAAGAGCAGTAAGGACTTGTTAATTGAACGATAACTCTAACGAACCCATGTCTGCatcaattggtattagagcatgacGAGAATGGAATCTCAAGTAGAAACA
This window contains:
- the LOC123205762 gene encoding protein APEM9-like; translated protein: MGDANISASTPNSIWEEIEHSESYLVSSMYDEAASLSSSVINRLRDNFNVSNQTLYDMMESAGMVFVQSLKELGRASDIMNELRQLFVSVTHVPVQVLLIGACLQISEESYVGVKEFLEEFLRKWSYEDRRHYIVNDAQKKVDSMEGCDGRFVLGIDQYCKVAEMYAVTLLGTILNDVDLAISWIEKASLPEEKRKDILRRLHSLYSVKATNVSQGSSLLSEDFHEVHSSSLKNPIVSERSSEALNVNYLPSGESGTKQALLKFSRQTYPRFLWFRAITLKFGTVRMVISNWNVAFGCLLVLAYYLFRRKQASMRRTIRRRVLSVKKALVDLWRLAFSFQVNPLAAVQPLPVATQGGQ